The following proteins are encoded in a genomic region of Phycodurus eques isolate BA_2022a chromosome 11, UOR_Pequ_1.1, whole genome shotgun sequence:
- the LOC133409887 gene encoding max-interacting protein 1-like, which yields MMLCYKSNPPLPALIMMRMCSVAHLTMDAACTRSVGGIIHQVGQVAETKDCNSIQPRSSAQSTHGRHARGRLLICPRHYPEKSIKTNKKMVKYVGQQRQDDELEPRQLVLERGAFTDPRDSGDVSDCSLGDASHAECSAMDTFMKNVQVLLDAAHYIDSVDKNSGKCEHGYASTYPANETAHPQKHRKFNKNKKLDNIHNRSAHNELEKNRRAHLRLCLERLKSLIPLGPDCSRHTTLGLLNKAKVHIKKLEEMDRRSQHQLDTLEREQRYLQRQLAQLETLGERDRVRMDSIGSPTDSDRSESDLEEIEVDVECTDFSLGEIDSVSSGGASDLDDQSSRQSSASDEGYSTCSLKVAFSA from the exons atGATGCTTTGTTATAAATCCAACCCCCCTCTCCCAGCATTGATCATGATGAGGATGTGTTCTGTGGCCCACTTGACAATGGATGCGGCGTGCACGCGTTCAGTGGGAGGGATTATCCACCAAGTAGGGCAAGTGGCTGAGACTAAGGACTGCAATTCCATCCAGCCTCGGTCATCCGCTCAGAGCACACACGGACGACACGCCAGGGGCCGCTTGCTCATTTGCCCCCGTCACTACCcagaaaaatcaataaaaactaacaaaaaaatggtcaagTACGTGGGACAACAACGACAGGACGACGAGCTGGAACCCCGGCAGCTAGTTTTGGAACGCGGTGCGTTCACGGACCCGCGGGATTCGGGAGACGTGTCCGACTGCTCGCTGGGCGACGCGTCCCACGCCGAGTGTTCCGCCATGGACACGTTCATGAAGAACGTGCAAGTGCTGCTGGACGCCGCGCACTACATCGACAGCGTGGATAAGAACAGCGGAA AATGTGAGCATGGTTATGCTTCGACGTACCCTGCTAATGAGACGGCACACCCACAGAAACATCGTAAATTCAACAAGAACAAGAAACTGGACAATATTCACAATAG GTCGGCCCACAATGAATTGGAAAAGAATAG ACGAGCGCATCTCCGCCTGTGCTTGGAAAGATTGAAGTCGCTCATCCCGTTGGGACCAGACTGCAGTCGGCACACCACGCTGGGACTCCTCAACAAGGCCAAAGTGCACATCAAG AAACTGGAGGAGATGGACCGAAGGAGTCAGCACCAGCTGGATACCCTGGAGCGGGAGCAGAGGTACCTGCAGAGGCAGCTGGCCCAGCTGGAGACGCTCGGCGAGAGGGACCGCGTCCGCATGGACAGCATAGGGTCGCCCACGGACTCTGACCGTTCAGAATCGGACCTAG agGAGATCGAAGTGGATGTGGAGTGTACTGACTTCTCCCTCGGAGAAATAGACAGCGTGAGTAGCGGAGGTGCCAGCGACCTGGACGACCAGAGCAGCCGGCAGAGCTCGGCCAGCGACGAGGGCTACTCCACCTGCAGCCTCAAAGTGGCCTTCTCGGCTTGA